A window of Parasynechococcus marenigrum WH 8102 contains these coding sequences:
- a CDS encoding ABC transporter substrate-binding protein: protein MVFRRRLIALGLGFVLLMGVVWGRQQQMQSVTILMPAPYADATAALVDRFNDDHRGRIHLSISRGPLETESISDLAISSLLLGSPPFDALLVDVTWLPKYVAAGWLEPLDPWFDQADEDDLVAGARLGNRVDGALYRWPLGADVGLLYWRTDLMPSPPRTPDELTAVVSKLQEEGRASQGFVWQGRQYEGLSCDFVELLQAFGGSWINPTTGEPNLGSPAARQTATWMNELISNGFSPRAVTNYAESESLQAFKAGDAALMRNWPYAWSELQGNDSAVKGRVGVTTMVALPGETPAATLGSWGLSMLRETPHPSATAEAIRYLTSQDAQRERFLNQGYTPTARALFRDPELVEQSPVLPQLEKALGHAVPRPMSPLYAQMSDVLQRQLSGILTGDLDPDEGMAQAQASTITLFRSAGGKA, encoded by the coding sequence ATGGTCTTTCGGCGTCGCTTGATCGCCCTTGGGCTCGGATTTGTCCTGCTCATGGGTGTCGTCTGGGGCCGTCAGCAGCAGATGCAGTCGGTCACGATCCTGATGCCAGCCCCCTACGCCGATGCCACAGCTGCATTGGTGGATCGGTTCAACGATGACCACCGCGGGCGGATTCATCTCAGCATCAGCCGAGGCCCCCTGGAAACGGAATCCATTTCCGATCTGGCCATCAGCAGCCTCCTGCTGGGTTCCCCCCCCTTTGATGCACTGCTGGTAGATGTGACCTGGCTGCCGAAGTATGTGGCCGCCGGTTGGCTTGAACCCTTGGATCCATGGTTTGACCAGGCTGATGAAGACGACCTCGTGGCGGGAGCCAGACTCGGTAACCGGGTGGACGGAGCGTTGTACCGCTGGCCATTGGGTGCCGATGTCGGACTTCTGTATTGGCGTACAGACCTGATGCCAAGCCCACCCAGGACGCCGGATGAACTCACCGCCGTGGTGAGCAAGCTGCAGGAGGAGGGTCGCGCATCCCAGGGGTTTGTCTGGCAAGGCCGGCAGTACGAAGGCCTCAGCTGCGACTTTGTGGAACTGCTGCAGGCCTTTGGTGGGTCATGGATCAACCCCACCACCGGCGAACCGAATCTCGGCAGCCCTGCGGCGAGGCAAACCGCGACCTGGATGAACGAACTGATCAGCAATGGCTTCAGTCCCCGTGCAGTCACTAACTACGCCGAGTCGGAATCGCTGCAGGCCTTCAAGGCCGGTGACGCAGCACTGATGCGGAACTGGCCTTACGCCTGGTCGGAGTTGCAGGGAAACGACAGTGCTGTTAAGGGCCGGGTCGGCGTCACCACGATGGTGGCCTTACCGGGGGAGACTCCCGCCGCCACCCTCGGGAGCTGGGGATTGAGCATGTTGAGGGAGACGCCCCATCCATCAGCGACAGCTGAAGCGATCCGCTATCTCACCAGTCAGGACGCCCAACGGGAACGCTTTCTGAACCAGGGATACACCCCCACCGCACGAGCGCTCTTCCGTGATCCCGAATTGGTGGAGCAATCACCGGTTTTACCGCAACTAGAGAAGGCCCTGGGTCATGCGGTCCCACGCCCGATGTCCCCGCTCTATGCCCAGATGAGCGATGTGCTGCAGCGTCAGCTGAGTGGAATCCTCACAGGAGATCTTGATCCGGATGAAGGGATGGCTCAGGCTCAAGCCTCAACCATCACCCTGTTCCGATCCGCTGGGGGCAAGGCATGA
- a CDS encoding DUF2499 domain-containing protein has product MHALSLGTWWIHVTSVIEWSLAIVLIQRRDLKWLALAMVPALISAMAACTWHLFDNSEALRPLVTLQAALTLIGNMVLAWAAWSLLQRRETS; this is encoded by the coding sequence ATGCACGCCTTGTCCCTCGGCACCTGGTGGATCCATGTCACCTCGGTGATAGAGTGGAGCCTGGCCATCGTCCTGATTCAACGCCGGGACCTGAAGTGGCTGGCCTTGGCCATGGTGCCGGCGCTGATCAGTGCCATGGCGGCATGCACCTGGCACCTGTTCGACAACAGTGAGGCCCTTCGCCCACTGGTGACCCTGCAAGCAGCGCTCACCCTCATCGGAAACATGGTCTTGGCCTGGGCAGCGTGGTCACTCCTGCAACGCCGAGAGACGAGCTGA
- a CDS encoding PstS family phosphate ABC transporter substrate-binding protein, translating into MLNIALMPAVDVGWLDNRGLTPRDTANRIIGAHFSTPMGSRFAVRSFLVIAGCSALIGLAGSSAESADTIRISGSSTVFPITKAAIQGFRTTGQGKSVDFDVKETGSTAGFREFCSANIPLANASRPISGKELKRCAENGINFIELPIAFDAITVVVNPGNHWARSMTVNELSRLWNKSAQGTINRWNQVNLDYPDQAIKLCGPGNDSGTYDVFNKTINGSKTNSRTDYLASEDDNELVKCVADNRQALAYFGYAYYKNNIKKLKAVKIVNSKDNAVMPSVKSVQNEKYRPLSRPLFLYINDQSLRNNKPFRQFISYYLRNISSLVTTSNYIPLPDATYRLVDSKKYRHILGSSFGGNLPVGLTIGQAIDRSFDQHKTEYHR; encoded by the coding sequence GTGCTGAACATCGCTTTGATGCCAGCTGTGGACGTCGGCTGGCTGGATAACCGGGGCTTAACCCCACGCGATACAGCAAACCGCATCATTGGGGCACATTTCTCAACTCCGATGGGGTCCCGTTTCGCGGTCCGTTCGTTCCTTGTGATTGCAGGGTGCAGCGCTTTGATTGGGTTGGCTGGCAGCTCCGCAGAGAGTGCTGACACCATCCGCATCAGTGGATCCAGCACTGTATTCCCGATCACAAAGGCCGCGATTCAGGGATTTCGAACAACAGGTCAGGGAAAATCTGTTGACTTTGACGTCAAGGAAACAGGATCAACGGCAGGGTTTCGAGAATTCTGCAGTGCCAACATTCCACTCGCCAACGCATCGCGACCGATCTCCGGCAAAGAACTGAAACGCTGCGCGGAGAACGGTATCAATTTCATTGAACTTCCCATCGCGTTTGATGCCATCACCGTAGTGGTCAATCCAGGCAATCACTGGGCACGATCAATGACCGTCAACGAACTCTCCAGGCTTTGGAACAAGAGTGCCCAAGGAACCATCAACCGCTGGAATCAGGTGAATCTTGATTACCCAGATCAAGCCATCAAACTGTGTGGCCCTGGCAATGATTCGGGCACCTATGATGTTTTCAATAAAACCATTAATGGCTCCAAAACCAACTCAAGGACGGATTACTTAGCCAGCGAAGATGATAATGAATTGGTGAAGTGTGTTGCCGACAACCGGCAGGCTCTGGCCTATTTTGGTTACGCCTACTATAAAAACAACATTAAAAAACTTAAGGCGGTCAAAATTGTCAACTCAAAAGACAACGCTGTCATGCCATCTGTCAAGAGTGTGCAAAATGAAAAATATCGTCCTCTTTCGCGCCCACTCTTTCTTTACATCAATGATCAGTCGCTGAGAAACAACAAGCCCTTCAGGCAATTCATCAGCTATTACCTGCGCAACATCAGCTCGCTGGTCACCACGAGCAACTACATCCCCTTGCCTGACGCCACATATCGACTCGTCGATTCAAAAAAATACCGCCACATCCTGGGCAGCAGTTTTGGTGGCAATCTGCCAGTGGGTCTCACCATCGGTCAGGCCATTGACCGCAGCTTTGATCAACACAAAACTGAATATCACCGCTGA
- a CDS encoding peroxiredoxin, with the protein MRRRDLFIKSGLLLTALSITPTKAWSLGGVVLEQGAEVPSFDLPGSSRREPDRDRWSSDDLRGRWLAVYFYPRDFTGGCTIEARGFESLHSDFLAAGAEVVGISADSVDDHASFCESEGLSFPLLSDPDGAVSKAYGSWMAPYSLRHTFLIDPSGILRQRWVAVRPSGHAQEVLDAITDLQNNTSI; encoded by the coding sequence GTGCGCCGGCGGGATCTGTTCATCAAGTCCGGCTTGCTGTTGACAGCACTGTCGATCACCCCAACGAAGGCCTGGTCCCTCGGTGGGGTTGTTTTGGAACAAGGCGCTGAAGTACCAAGCTTTGATTTGCCCGGTTCCAGCCGTCGTGAACCCGACAGAGATCGCTGGTCCAGCGATGATCTGCGTGGTCGATGGCTTGCCGTGTATTTCTATCCACGAGATTTCACAGGCGGCTGCACGATTGAGGCCAGGGGGTTCGAGTCTCTGCACAGTGATTTCCTAGCAGCAGGTGCCGAAGTGGTGGGCATCAGTGCCGACAGCGTCGACGACCATGCGTCGTTCTGCGAGAGCGAAGGTCTGAGCTTTCCCTTGCTGTCTGACCCTGATGGAGCGGTCAGCAAGGCCTACGGGTCATGGATGGCGCCGTACTCGCTGCGTCACACTTTTCTGATCGATCCAAGCGGGATTCTTCGTCAACGATGGGTCGCGGTAAGACCCAGTGGACATGCCCAAGAGGTGCTCGACGCGATCACGGATCTGCAAAACAACACGTCTATTTGA
- a CDS encoding DUF3593 domain-containing protein, which produces MDFDPAPLFALSLLPYLLFLRWLQRSGTLPELAVWGFRLTLLFVLMTIVAAVLALRCCDAELVAVDGLHGGAEAFLTLANAVLVIGLLRSDADRVNNS; this is translated from the coding sequence ATGGACTTTGACCCCGCACCGCTGTTCGCTCTGTCGCTACTGCCCTATCTGTTGTTTCTCCGTTGGCTTCAACGCAGCGGGACCCTGCCTGAACTTGCAGTCTGGGGGTTCCGACTGACGCTGCTGTTTGTCCTCATGACCATCGTCGCCGCTGTGCTCGCCCTGCGCTGCTGTGATGCGGAGCTGGTGGCGGTGGATGGCCTTCATGGCGGAGCGGAAGCCTTTCTCACCCTGGCCAATGCTGTTCTGGTGATTGGGCTGCTCCGCTCCGATGCCGACAGGGTGAACAACTCTTAA
- a CDS encoding carbohydrate ABC transporter permease: MTVLLLLPALLLMGLVFVWPMLRYGWLSFHADSVLTGLNPVPNGGANWIRLLDDQRFWQDALQTTRFAGVSVGLELVLALAIALLLDQRWRGRGVVRALALLPWALPTTMMALGWRWIFNTPYGPLERLAEVVGLGPLNLLSTPASTWLVTVVADVWKTTPFIALLLLAGLQTIPEDLYSAFRLEGGRPNQALMSITLPLLMPYVLIALLFRGAQAFGVFDLLQVLTGGGPAGSTESVALYAYLNAMRFLDFGYSATVMLAGFLLLTLAVLVLAMLLRLGGLIRPVQS; this comes from the coding sequence ATGACCGTGCTGTTGCTGCTGCCGGCTTTGCTGCTGATGGGTCTGGTCTTCGTTTGGCCCATGCTCCGCTACGGCTGGCTGAGTTTCCACGCCGATTCGGTGTTGACCGGTCTGAATCCTGTGCCCAATGGCGGGGCCAATTGGATTCGGTTGCTGGACGACCAGCGCTTCTGGCAGGACGCGCTGCAGACAACACGCTTCGCCGGGGTCTCAGTAGGGCTTGAACTGGTCCTCGCCCTGGCAATCGCATTGTTGCTGGATCAACGCTGGCGCGGGCGGGGCGTGGTGCGGGCCCTGGCCCTGCTGCCCTGGGCACTCCCCACCACAATGATGGCCCTCGGGTGGCGTTGGATCTTCAATACGCCCTATGGCCCCTTGGAACGCCTCGCTGAGGTTGTGGGTCTGGGACCACTCAATCTCTTGTCCACACCGGCATCGACCTGGTTGGTGACTGTTGTGGCCGATGTCTGGAAGACAACGCCTTTCATTGCACTGCTGTTGCTGGCTGGATTGCAGACCATTCCCGAGGATCTCTACAGCGCCTTCCGTCTCGAGGGCGGACGGCCGAATCAGGCCTTGATGAGCATCACTCTGCCGTTGTTGATGCCCTACGTCTTGATTGCCCTGTTGTTCCGCGGTGCTCAGGCCTTTGGCGTTTTTGATCTGCTTCAGGTGCTCACTGGCGGTGGGCCAGCCGGAAGCACCGAGAGCGTCGCGCTGTATGCGTACCTCAATGCCATGCGCTTCCTCGATTTCGGCTACAGCGCCACAGTGATGCTGGCAGGGTTCCTGCTGCTCACGCTGGCGGTGCTGGTCCTGGCGATGCTTCTGCGCCTTGGTGGGTTGATCAGGCCGGTGCAGTCATGA
- the psaK gene encoding photosystem I reaction center subunit PsaK, translated as MLTPLFAIAPATVTWSPKVALVMIVCNVIAIAVGKATIKHPSEGAKLPNAAFFGGMGHAALLGTTSLGHIIGIGAIQGLAARGVL; from the coding sequence ATGCTGACCCCTCTCTTCGCCATCGCCCCCGCAACCGTGACCTGGTCTCCCAAGGTTGCGCTGGTGATGATCGTCTGCAACGTGATCGCCATCGCTGTGGGCAAGGCCACCATCAAGCATCCCAGCGAAGGCGCCAAGCTGCCTAACGCGGCGTTCTTCGGTGGCATGGGCCACGCAGCACTGCTGGGTACCACCAGCCTTGGCCACATCATCGGCATTGGCGCCATTCAGGGTCTTGCTGCCCGCGGCGTCCTCTGA
- a CDS encoding carbohydrate ABC transporter permease, whose translation MNRRFVPWISLLLLWSLLPMLWQLTSSLSTAEALVDGSIPFLQRWTLVHYQELWASDPPFWRYLLNSAVVSGLTTLITLVLAIPAAYGLARVPQQLRELLRWITAAAALFPYVLLFLALLELARRFSLGNNLIALAMPYAGLAMPLALLLLTSAFEGLPRELEDAARLEGLSLWQRLRWVLVPLLAPATASTAILVFLFAWNEYPIALTWLSRDDLLTLPVAMARIAGSSIYSIPYGAYAAATVLGSIPLLLLVLICQRQIVSGLTNGAIKG comes from the coding sequence ATGAATCGCCGTTTCGTGCCCTGGATCAGCCTGCTGCTGCTGTGGTCGTTGCTGCCGATGCTCTGGCAGCTGACCAGCTCCTTGTCCACTGCGGAGGCTCTGGTGGATGGATCGATTCCGTTTTTGCAGCGTTGGACCCTGGTCCACTACCAGGAGCTGTGGGCAAGCGACCCTCCCTTCTGGCGCTACCTGCTCAACAGTGCCGTCGTCAGCGGACTCACCACGCTGATCACCCTTGTTCTGGCCATTCCAGCTGCCTATGGCCTGGCCAGAGTGCCCCAGCAACTGCGTGAGCTGCTGCGTTGGATCACCGCTGCAGCTGCTCTGTTCCCCTACGTGCTGCTGTTTCTGGCATTGCTGGAGCTGGCCCGTCGCTTTTCCCTGGGCAACAACCTCATCGCCTTGGCCATGCCTTATGCAGGGTTGGCAATGCCCCTGGCCCTGCTGTTGCTCACCTCTGCCTTTGAAGGCTTACCCAGGGAATTGGAAGATGCCGCCCGTTTGGAGGGTCTGAGCCTGTGGCAGCGCCTCCGTTGGGTGCTGGTGCCCCTGCTGGCTCCAGCCACCGCCAGCACAGCCATCCTGGTGTTTCTGTTCGCCTGGAATGAATACCCCATCGCCTTGACCTGGCTCAGCCGAGATGATCTGCTGACCCTTCCGGTAGCGATGGCTCGGATTGCCGGATCGTCGATTTATTCCATTCCCTACGGCGCCTACGCCGCCGCCACCGTGCTGGGGTCAATTCCACTGTTGCTTCTGGTGCTGATCTGTCAGCGTCAGATCGTGTCTGGGCTGACCAACGGAGCAATCAAAGGCTGA
- the ggpS gene encoding glucosylglycerol-phosphate synthase — MGQSSFVILYHRTPFDEAKDAQGNQVWVDQKSPNGIIPTLRNLFRSRNDGTWIAWRHVDHPEEMDVERLEMTNPSPFALCRIPLADEQISSFYHITSKECFWPILHTFPTHFNVNNANWGIFEEVNKRFADAACNEAAEGATVWVHDYNLWLAPGYIRQQRPDLKIAFFHHTPFPGNDVFAILPWREQILESLLCCDVVGFHIPRYTENFARAASTLVGAKRGPKISVDQKFISVGTALSEGTVTSHLDHNGRRIQLLSSPVGTSPDVIQELSWSASVESYGEMIVQDTKKGRKLILSASRVDYTKGNEELLLAFERLLERREDLHGEVVLMLACVAAASGMKIYEETQRSIEEMAGRINGRFSQVDWIPVRFSTRRIPYEEMVAWFCHADVCWITPLRDGLNLVAKEYAAARRHRGGVLVLSEFTGASVVLEGAVLTNPYSNRRMDEAIEAALAMPEHEQRQRMETMSAAVEAYTVQDWAEEQLAGFPEVATIG, encoded by the coding sequence ATGGGACAGAGTTCGTTCGTCATCCTTTATCACCGAACGCCTTTTGATGAGGCAAAAGATGCCCAAGGCAACCAAGTCTGGGTTGATCAGAAAAGTCCAAACGGCATTATCCCAACCCTAAGAAATCTCTTCAGGTCACGGAATGACGGCACCTGGATTGCATGGCGTCATGTTGATCATCCTGAAGAGATGGATGTTGAGCGACTTGAGATGACCAACCCCTCTCCCTTCGCGTTGTGCAGGATTCCGCTAGCCGACGAACAGATATCCAGTTTCTATCACATCACCTCAAAGGAATGCTTCTGGCCAATACTTCACACCTTTCCGACTCATTTCAATGTCAACAATGCCAATTGGGGCATTTTTGAGGAAGTCAACAAGCGCTTCGCTGACGCAGCCTGTAATGAAGCCGCTGAAGGTGCCACAGTCTGGGTCCATGATTACAACCTTTGGCTGGCGCCGGGTTACATCCGGCAACAGCGGCCGGATTTAAAAATTGCCTTCTTTCATCACACTCCCTTTCCTGGTAACGACGTCTTCGCCATCCTTCCCTGGCGCGAACAGATTTTGGAAAGTCTGCTCTGTTGTGATGTCGTTGGCTTTCATATCCCCCGCTACACCGAGAATTTCGCCCGTGCTGCGAGCACCTTGGTGGGCGCCAAACGAGGGCCGAAGATCTCTGTTGACCAGAAGTTCATCTCAGTCGGCACGGCTCTTTCAGAAGGAACGGTGACCAGCCATCTGGATCACAACGGTCGACGCATTCAATTGCTGAGTTCCCCGGTTGGGACCTCACCCGATGTGATCCAGGAGTTGTCCTGGAGTGCATCCGTTGAAAGTTATGGAGAGATGATCGTCCAGGACACCAAGAAAGGACGCAAACTGATCCTTTCTGCAAGCCGGGTTGATTACACCAAAGGCAATGAAGAGTTGCTGCTTGCCTTTGAACGCCTCCTCGAACGCCGAGAGGATCTTCATGGGGAAGTAGTGCTGATGCTGGCCTGCGTGGCGGCCGCCAGCGGGATGAAGATTTACGAGGAGACGCAGCGCTCCATTGAGGAAATGGCCGGACGCATCAATGGTCGTTTCAGTCAGGTTGATTGGATCCCAGTGCGCTTCTCCACGCGGCGTATTCCTTACGAAGAGATGGTGGCCTGGTTCTGCCATGCAGATGTCTGCTGGATCACACCGCTTCGGGATGGCTTGAATCTTGTCGCCAAGGAATACGCAGCTGCACGTCGCCATCGTGGCGGTGTCCTCGTGCTTTCGGAATTCACCGGTGCGTCGGTGGTCCTGGAAGGGGCTGTCCTGACAAATCCTTATTCCAACCGTCGGATGGATGAGGCCATCGAGGCCGCCCTGGCCATGCCGGAACACGAACAACGCCAACGCATGGAGACCATGTCAGCCGCTGTTGAGGCTTACACCGTGCAGGACTGGGCCGAAGAACAACTGGCGGGTTTTCCGGAAGTCGCCACCATCGGTTAA
- a CDS encoding ABC transporter ATP-binding protein codes for MMLHLNGLGKRFGDQWILRDLNLQVREGECVALLGPSGCGKSTALRLIAGLERQDEGSIELDGARLDTIPAERRRIAMVFQSYALFPHLSVRENLNLGLKIRGVAPAQRQQRINSVLDTVRLREMAVRRPQQLSGGQRQRVALARALLRDPRVYLLDEPMSNLDAQLRDELRPELRQLILQGSQPVVYVTHDQQEAMALANRIAVLKGGCIEQIGTPEELYKTPASCFVASFIGRPQINLLNIDQQLTIGIRPEDLHFDPEGMPCRLISREWQGASQLLLLDSPRGALRMLCSGDAALGESLSVSWPTRAEHRFDASCGRRLAG; via the coding sequence CTGATGTTGCATCTCAACGGGCTCGGCAAACGCTTCGGAGACCAGTGGATCCTGCGGGATCTCAACCTGCAGGTGCGAGAAGGTGAATGTGTCGCGCTGCTGGGTCCCAGCGGTTGTGGCAAAAGCACGGCCCTTCGCCTGATCGCCGGATTAGAGCGGCAGGACGAGGGATCGATTGAACTCGATGGTGCCCGCCTTGACACCATCCCAGCGGAACGCCGTCGCATCGCCATGGTGTTCCAAAGCTATGCGTTGTTTCCTCACCTCAGCGTTCGGGAAAACCTCAACCTGGGGCTGAAGATCCGTGGTGTTGCCCCCGCTCAACGCCAGCAACGGATCAACTCGGTTCTGGACACGGTGCGACTGAGGGAGATGGCCGTTCGACGGCCCCAGCAGCTCTCCGGCGGCCAGCGTCAACGGGTTGCACTGGCCAGAGCACTGCTGCGTGATCCACGTGTTTACCTGCTGGATGAACCGATGAGCAACCTGGATGCACAGTTGCGCGATGAGTTGCGTCCGGAACTGCGCCAGCTGATCCTGCAGGGATCGCAACCGGTGGTGTACGTCACCCACGACCAGCAGGAGGCGATGGCTCTGGCCAACCGCATCGCGGTCCTCAAGGGGGGATGCATCGAACAGATCGGAACCCCTGAAGAGCTCTACAAAACTCCGGCCAGCTGCTTTGTCGCCAGCTTCATCGGCCGTCCCCAGATCAACCTGCTGAACATTGATCAGCAGCTCACGATCGGCATTCGACCGGAGGACCTTCACTTCGACCCCGAGGGGATGCCCTGCCGTTTGATCAGCCGTGAATGGCAGGGCGCGAGCCAATTGTTGTTGCTGGACAGCCCGCGTGGTGCGTTGCGAATGCTTTGTTCTGGTGATGCCGCCCTGGGCGAGTCCTTATCGGTGAGCTGGCCGACCCGTGCTGAACATCGCTTTGATGCCAGCTGTGGACGTCGGCTGGCTGGATAA
- the csaB gene encoding polysaccharide pyruvyl transferase CsaB — protein sequence MAARSVPAFLLCGYYGENNLGDDALLTVLLRELPSPSRHLVTAHDADALAELAPDAEAVDRRSLRSVLLSIGRVDAVVFGGGSLLQDSTSFRSLIYYLLIIAMARLRGRPVLLWGQGLGPLQRLLSRRLVRLVLPFCRSASWRDQASMDRASRWAPRMPMQLAPDPVWGLPRQPWSGGLSIVVCWRPSPLLGLRGWSLLLNALSRLAEDLDAPVRWLAFHRHQDGELLDWLTDQGVVPPGLRSRSTTVIPSSLDTVFASVRKARLVIPMRLHALILARLAHCPMAALSYDPKVEAAAAMAGIPCSSLDALPAEPTLLKQWREAMDSPADSDQIERIRAAAAHHCSHLRRYLPQR from the coding sequence GTGGCCGCCAGATCCGTTCCGGCATTCCTCCTCTGTGGCTACTACGGCGAGAACAACCTCGGGGATGACGCCCTGCTTACCGTGCTGCTCAGAGAGCTGCCTTCCCCCAGTCGTCATCTCGTCACAGCCCATGACGCCGATGCCCTTGCCGAACTGGCACCGGATGCCGAGGCTGTGGATCGTCGCTCCCTGCGTTCTGTGCTGCTGTCCATTGGACGGGTCGATGCGGTGGTGTTCGGTGGCGGCAGCTTGCTTCAAGACAGCACCAGTTTCCGCAGCCTGATCTATTACCTGCTGATCATCGCCATGGCGCGATTGCGGGGACGGCCGGTGCTGCTCTGGGGCCAGGGACTTGGACCGCTGCAACGTCTGCTCAGCCGCAGGTTGGTGCGTCTGGTTCTCCCGTTTTGCCGCAGTGCCAGCTGGCGGGATCAGGCGTCCATGGATCGTGCCAGCCGTTGGGCTCCTCGGATGCCGATGCAGCTCGCCCCGGACCCTGTCTGGGGATTGCCCCGACAGCCCTGGTCTGGAGGCCTATCGATTGTGGTGTGCTGGCGTCCTTCGCCACTGCTTGGACTGCGGGGGTGGTCTCTGTTGCTCAACGCTCTGAGTCGGCTGGCGGAGGACCTTGATGCACCGGTCCGATGGCTGGCCTTTCACCGCCATCAGGACGGCGAGTTGCTCGATTGGCTGACCGATCAAGGGGTGGTCCCGCCAGGTCTGCGTTCACGGTCCACAACGGTGATTCCATCGTCTCTCGATACGGTCTTTGCCTCGGTCCGCAAAGCACGCCTGGTGATCCCGATGCGGCTGCATGCACTGATCCTGGCCCGACTCGCGCACTGTCCGATGGCTGCCCTGAGTTATGACCCGAAGGTTGAAGCCGCTGCTGCCATGGCGGGAATTCCCTGCAGCTCCCTCGATGCGCTGCCGGCTGAGCCGACACTGTTGAAGCAATGGCGAGAGGCCATGGATTCTCCAGCAGATTCTGATCAGATTGAACGGATTCGTGCCGCAGCGGCCCACCACTGCAGCCATCTCAGACGTTATTTGCCTCAGCGGTGA